One Vallitalea pronyensis genomic region harbors:
- a CDS encoding MarR family winged helix-turn-helix transcriptional regulator: MAKLHLMNKLGRIYLTWTRKLQRELVPHDISLKQQFVLKQLKKKSFLYPFQIAEMLYCDRPTATVIIKNLEKKGWVKRERDPENARQYRISITEDGLIKLESLYGACGPKDMDRFDPLKCLSSEEREQLEQLIMKVFKNMDY; this comes from the coding sequence ATGGCAAAACTACATCTAATGAACAAGTTGGGTAGGATCTATCTTACATGGACAAGGAAACTCCAACGTGAGCTTGTCCCTCATGATATCTCCTTAAAACAACAGTTTGTTTTAAAGCAATTGAAAAAGAAATCATTTTTATATCCCTTTCAAATAGCAGAAATGCTGTATTGCGACCGTCCTACAGCAACAGTAATCATAAAGAATCTAGAAAAAAAAGGTTGGGTCAAAAGAGAAAGAGATCCAGAAAACGCTAGACAATATAGGATTTCCATCACTGAGGACGGGCTTATAAAACTAGAGTCCTTATATGGTGCTTGCGGACCTAAGGACATGGATCGGTTCGATCCATTGAAATGTCTAAGTAGTGAGGAGAGGGAGCAACTGGAGCAATTGATTATGAAGGTATTTAAAAATATGGATTACTAA
- a CDS encoding multicopper oxidase family protein, with translation MTQPLDPKTIPKYVNELERPPVFKPVIATDPSNDKVLSHNYTVFETQLKQQLLPDCFPKTLVYGYEGIIEDGSCFSSTPGPTFEAVRGIPVNVQWVNNLTEPHFLPVDPTLHWANPNNMPTPEPPFLDFPPGYPLAQSPVPVTTHLHGGEVRSDSDGGPESWFTAGEQQVGPDFLKSRYTYPNQQEPTTLWYHSHALGITRLNVVAGLAGFYLLRDPHNPIEPLLPSGPYEVPIVIQDRSFNEDGSLLFPNVGVNPQVHPYWVNDFIGDTIMVNGKVWPNFNVKRRQYRFRFLNGSNSRFYNLKLSNGQSFIQIGSDGGFLPFPVTLTEVLIAPAERVDILIDFSKECAGTKIIVTNDAIAPFPGGDPPDPDTTGQIMQFTVLDTPSVPPMPLPPILNEIPTLIPDVPKKILTLNVVLNNGNGPLELLLDGQKWASPISELPIVGSTVEWEVPNLTRATHPVHIHLIQFQIVNRQLFDSDKYLEDWLSINGEPPLQHPTIPLPVEPYLIGDPIEPDLNEQGWKDTIRMNPSEITRIRLRFTPQDVPSGDSKPGVNLFPFDPTFGPGYVWHCHIIDHEDNEMMRPMKVVSCPIVESNPQTCCQVVVEGNTQLVPPALNSAPVCQSKTVFADIEKVCPEKVFISGFLRKTLCYTAVLDCGTKKEHILTDDLPFHCVIDREDANENDSFMVTGSTVLCEVYGKTQNFGIHPVTNDQVAYKFVEKDIVKVCIRKSCIHH, from the coding sequence ATGACCCAACCTTTAGATCCTAAGACTATCCCTAAGTATGTTAATGAACTGGAGCGACCGCCTGTATTTAAACCTGTTATTGCCACAGACCCATCCAATGATAAAGTATTGAGCCATAATTATACGGTCTTTGAAACACAATTAAAACAACAGCTTCTTCCCGATTGTTTCCCTAAAACACTTGTGTATGGCTACGAGGGCATTATTGAAGATGGTTCCTGTTTCAGCAGTACACCAGGCCCCACTTTTGAGGCTGTTCGAGGTATCCCAGTGAATGTCCAGTGGGTCAATAATCTTACGGAACCTCATTTTCTTCCCGTAGACCCAACCTTACATTGGGCAAACCCCAATAATATGCCCACACCTGAGCCACCGTTTCTTGATTTTCCACCTGGCTATCCACTGGCGCAGAGTCCTGTACCTGTAACAACCCACTTGCACGGAGGAGAGGTTCGCTCCGATTCAGATGGGGGGCCAGAATCGTGGTTTACCGCTGGTGAGCAGCAGGTAGGTCCTGACTTCCTAAAATCCCGCTATACATATCCCAATCAGCAAGAACCTACTACCTTATGGTATCATTCTCATGCATTGGGTATTACACGACTTAATGTTGTTGCAGGACTTGCTGGATTCTACTTGTTAAGAGATCCTCATAATCCTATAGAACCACTGCTTCCAAGTGGACCATATGAAGTGCCTATTGTTATACAAGACCGTTCATTTAATGAGGATGGTTCCTTATTATTCCCAAACGTAGGTGTTAACCCTCAAGTTCATCCTTATTGGGTGAATGATTTTATTGGGGACACCATTATGGTCAACGGTAAAGTATGGCCTAATTTTAATGTTAAGAGACGACAATATCGGTTTAGATTCCTTAATGGATCCAATTCCCGTTTCTATAACCTCAAATTATCAAATGGACAGTCCTTTATTCAGATTGGTTCTGATGGTGGCTTTTTGCCATTCCCTGTTACGTTAACAGAAGTTCTCATTGCACCAGCAGAGCGTGTGGATATTTTAATTGATTTCTCAAAAGAATGCGCCGGTACTAAAATTATCGTTACCAATGATGCCATTGCGCCTTTCCCTGGTGGCGATCCACCTGACCCAGATACCACTGGACAGATTATGCAGTTCACTGTACTTGATACACCATCCGTACCACCAATGCCTCTTCCACCTATATTGAATGAAATCCCCACATTGATTCCAGATGTCCCCAAAAAAATCTTAACACTCAATGTGGTATTAAATAATGGCAATGGACCTCTTGAATTACTATTGGATGGACAAAAGTGGGCTTCTCCCATCTCAGAGCTGCCCATCGTAGGTTCCACTGTGGAGTGGGAAGTTCCTAACTTGACACGAGCTACTCATCCTGTTCATATACACCTTATTCAGTTCCAAATCGTTAATCGTCAACTCTTTGATTCGGATAAATACTTAGAAGATTGGTTAAGTATTAATGGAGAGCCCCCTCTTCAACACCCAACCATACCATTACCTGTAGAGCCATACCTTATAGGTGACCCCATTGAACCGGATTTGAATGAGCAGGGGTGGAAAGATACCATACGGATGAACCCAAGTGAAATCACGAGGATTAGACTTCGTTTCACACCACAAGATGTACCCTCAGGGGATTCAAAACCTGGTGTTAATTTATTCCCATTTGATCCTACATTCGGTCCTGGCTATGTATGGCACTGCCATATCATCGATCATGAAGATAATGAAATGATGCGGCCAATGAAGGTTGTATCTTGTCCTATTGTTGAAAGTAATCCTCAAACCTGTTGTCAGGTTGTTGTGGAGGGGAATACTCAGTTGGTACCACCTGCATTAAACAGTGCACCTGTTTGTCAAAGCAAGACTGTCTTTGCTGACATTGAAAAAGTATGCCCAGAGAAAGTATTTATCAGTGGTTTCCTTCGTAAAACACTGTGTTACACAGCAGTTCTAGATTGTGGAACCAAAAAAGAACATATTCTTACAGATGATCTTCCTTTCCATTGCGTCATTGACAGGGAAGATGCTAATGAGAACGACTCGTTCATGGTGACAGGTTCAACGGTGCTATGTGAAGTGTATGGAAAAACCCAGAATTTCGGCATACATCCTGTAACCAATGACCAAGTAGCCTATAAATTTGTTGAAAAAGACATCGTCAAGGTCTGCATTAGAAAAAGTTGTATACATCATTAA
- a CDS encoding ATP-binding cassette domain-containing protein — MDECVLKTNNLTKTYRGVKALDNVSITLTTGKIYGLIGQNGAGKTTFMRVVSGLTFPDTGTFELFGHTGDKSLQLERKRIGCMIEYPGLVPNMTAKEFLRYRRLSRGIPDKELEVELLKRIGLAETGKKKIKHFSLGMKQRLGIANALLGNPEFLMLDEPINGLDPIGIVEIRSLIKKLCEELNITILISSHNLPELYQTATDYIIIHQGKIKQEITLEALEGQCKHHIHIGCNEPEKLVSILEMKLHTKSYQVMPDKSVKLYDYLNKKEWVAQVIYENGIIATDLSVRGDTLEDYFVSVIGGGKDV, encoded by the coding sequence ATGGATGAATGTGTTTTAAAAACGAATAATCTAACAAAAACCTATCGTGGTGTTAAAGCTTTAGACAATGTATCCATAACCCTAACTACCGGTAAAATATACGGGTTAATTGGTCAGAATGGTGCAGGCAAAACAACGTTTATGCGTGTCGTATCTGGTCTTACATTCCCAGATACGGGAACCTTTGAACTCTTTGGGCATACTGGAGATAAATCGTTACAGCTGGAAAGAAAAAGGATTGGCTGTATGATTGAATACCCTGGACTTGTTCCAAATATGACCGCAAAAGAATTCCTTAGGTACAGAAGACTATCCCGAGGTATCCCAGATAAGGAACTAGAGGTTGAGTTATTGAAACGTATTGGACTTGCTGAAACAGGCAAGAAAAAGATTAAACATTTCTCTCTAGGGATGAAGCAGCGTTTAGGTATTGCCAATGCTTTATTAGGTAATCCCGAGTTTCTCATGCTTGATGAGCCTATTAATGGTCTTGACCCCATTGGTATCGTAGAGATAAGAAGCCTTATCAAAAAACTATGTGAAGAGTTGAACATAACCATCTTGATTTCCAGTCACAATCTTCCAGAACTTTATCAAACAGCAACAGACTATATTATTATTCATCAAGGCAAGATCAAACAAGAGATTACCCTAGAAGCGTTGGAGGGACAATGTAAACATCATATTCATATAGGTTGTAATGAGCCAGAAAAACTGGTAAGTATACTTGAAATGAAACTTCACACCAAAAGCTATCAAGTGATGCCCGATAAGAGTGTAAAATTGTACGATTATTTGAATAAAAAAGAATGGGTGGCTCAGGTAATTTATGAAAATGGCATTATTGCAACGGACTTATCTGTTAGAGGGGATACATTAGAAGATTACTTTGTTTCTGTTATTGGGGGTGGTAAGGATGTATAA
- a CDS encoding VOC family protein, with the protein MEFGELCLLTTNVPRLADFYKKVLRTSSDCDSEIHQAITIKGVTLAIYNNGHVKNSKNENMVVAFTVDDVDQAYERLSQLGVKIIEKPTTRPWGARNMYFEDTDGNQVVFRSFPN; encoded by the coding sequence GTGGAGTTTGGAGAGTTATGTTTACTTACAACCAATGTTCCAAGGTTAGCAGATTTTTACAAAAAGGTTTTAAGAACCTCATCAGATTGTGATAGTGAAATACATCAAGCCATCACAATCAAAGGTGTTACATTGGCTATCTATAATAATGGGCATGTAAAAAATAGTAAAAATGAGAACATGGTTGTTGCTTTCACTGTGGATGATGTTGATCAAGCGTATGAGAGGTTAAGTCAACTTGGTGTAAAAATCATTGAAAAGCCAACAACAAGACCTTGGGGAGCTCGAAATATGTATTTTGAAGATACTGATGGTAATCAAGTGGTTTTTAGAAGTTTTCCTAATTGA
- a CDS encoding response regulator transcription factor, producing the protein MHHVLIIEDNKDVNLMLAEMLTNEGYMVQSVYNGKTGIEEAKTLSYDLILLDIMLPYKSGEAILQEVREISDIPIIIISARQMIKTKIDLLKLGADDYITKPFDLGEVMARIETNLRQSKTGNTCT; encoded by the coding sequence ATGCATCATGTATTAATCATCGAAGATAACAAGGATGTAAATCTTATGTTAGCAGAAATGTTAACCAATGAGGGCTACATGGTACAATCTGTTTATAATGGTAAAACAGGAATAGAAGAAGCTAAGACTTTATCCTATGATCTTATCTTATTAGATATTATGCTTCCTTATAAAAGCGGTGAAGCAATCTTACAAGAGGTTCGGGAAATATCCGATATTCCTATCATTATCATCTCGGCTCGTCAGATGATTAAAACCAAGATAGACTTGTTGAAATTAGGAGCAGATGACTATATCACAAAGCCATTTGATCTAGGAGAAGTAATGGCCCGCATAGAGACTAATCTAAGGCAGTCCAAAACAGGAAACACCTGTACTTGA
- a CDS encoding ABC transporter permease — MYNLVRADLYKVSRSTYIKALFLISTICATIMILMAYLIPQGRMNPNFADLGLMFSDAHIMSVIGAVTAGILICGDMNNKVIHDLIASGHSRGKVIISKTLVLCLVIGFILLPYAIIVGIGFATGDVFSMVDQSVGFLGLLTDSGKTLTASNVLKLVIVMITLMGVYISQLSITILLGFKLKKPLYIVGLYYGFGGICAQLLLLEGKFPQFDRLFALTPYGGRHILLTLDTPWTSIIKTILIIVLYIVVIVSLTNRLFKKAEIK; from the coding sequence ATGTATAATTTAGTCAGAGCGGATTTGTATAAGGTAAGCCGATCAACCTATATTAAAGCATTATTCCTTATCAGCACAATATGTGCTACAATCATGATACTGATGGCTTATTTGATACCACAAGGTAGAATGAACCCTAATTTTGCTGATCTTGGTTTAATGTTTTCAGATGCACATATTATGAGCGTCATTGGTGCTGTAACTGCAGGTATTCTGATTTGTGGTGATATGAACAACAAGGTTATCCACGATTTGATAGCAAGTGGGCATAGCAGAGGAAAAGTTATTATAAGTAAGACCCTTGTACTATGCTTAGTCATTGGTTTTATTTTATTACCTTATGCTATTATTGTTGGCATTGGTTTTGCAACAGGCGATGTGTTTAGTATGGTAGATCAATCGGTAGGGTTTCTTGGTTTACTGACAGATAGCGGTAAAACCTTAACAGCATCCAATGTGTTGAAATTGGTGATTGTTATGATAACATTGATGGGTGTATATATCAGTCAATTAAGTATCACCATACTATTAGGATTTAAACTAAAAAAACCCTTGTATATTGTTGGTCTCTATTATGGTTTCGGAGGTATATGTGCTCAGTTATTATTATTAGAGGGTAAATTTCCTCAGTTTGACCGATTATTTGCACTTACCCCATACGGTGGTAGGCACATCTTACTGACCCTTGATACGCCATGGACATCTATTATAAAAACAATATTGATCATTGTTTTATATATTGTTGTTATAGTAAGTCTAACAAACCGTTTATTTAAAAAAGCGGAGATTAAATAA
- a CDS encoding DUF2812 domain-containing protein, with translation MTKIAFRFFIDYEKEEKWLNEMESKGFHFLRYCFFFYIFERGNPNTYTYGIELLEDMSHHKNYDYLNFLKDTDIEHVASWARWVYLRKRKEYGPLNLFTDLSSKYSHFKRIFTFQVCLLPIMIASFIKLLDLTWHEGDFFYVAVSVLYTIFLIFFTSNTIRTHYKIKHIKENMQIHE, from the coding sequence ATGACTAAAATAGCTTTTCGATTTTTTATAGACTATGAGAAGGAAGAAAAATGGCTTAATGAGATGGAAAGTAAAGGGTTTCATTTTCTACGATACTGTTTTTTCTTCTATATATTTGAAAGAGGTAATCCCAATACCTATACTTATGGTATCGAATTGCTGGAAGATATGTCACATCATAAAAACTACGACTATTTAAATTTTCTAAAGGATACAGATATAGAGCATGTGGCTTCATGGGCGAGATGGGTTTATTTGAGAAAAAGGAAAGAATACGGTCCTCTTAATCTTTTTACAGATTTAAGCAGTAAATACAGCCATTTCAAACGTATCTTCACATTTCAGGTGTGTTTACTACCAATCATGATAGCAAGTTTTATTAAGTTATTAGATTTAACATGGCATGAAGGTGATTTCTTCTACGTCGCTGTGAGCGTTCTATACACCATATTTCTAATATTTTTTACATCCAATACAATCAGGACACACTATAAAATTAAGCATATCAAGGAGAATATGCAGATTCATGAATAA
- a CDS encoding winged helix-turn-helix domain-containing protein: MIMDIERRCVTIRGQIIELTQKEYMILELLMTHQDKVFTKANLYESIWEDRYLGDDNVIKAHMSHLRNKLKKANPKTQYIETVWGLGYRLYKNRS; the protein is encoded by the coding sequence ATGATAATGGATATTGAGCGGCGATGTGTGACAATTAGGGGGCAGATTATAGAACTGACGCAAAAAGAATATATGATTTTAGAGCTGCTAATGACCCACCAAGATAAAGTCTTTACCAAAGCTAACCTCTATGAATCGATTTGGGAAGATAGGTATCTTGGAGATGACAATGTCATAAAAGCCCATATGAGTCATCTTAGAAATAAGTTAAAAAAAGCCAACCCCAAAACGCAATATATTGAAACAGTATGGGGATTGGGATACCGTTTATACAAAAATCGATCATAA
- a CDS encoding stalk domain-containing protein, with protein MKKNRRMIIAVLLICITYSGITFAYSNTNIEVLFNYINIKINGEKVDLDNFIYENTTYVPLRKVSELLNKDVIWNDVTKTANIVENSNSSKAYYTEYDGFRNALITHINNNELDLEFIIKNITQEDITITLKYPYFDFAIYDENESEIYRHSKAYPIYATVIKDEKINSGDNFVVKEKIDLTDLNLVSCKIYKVVFDTDVEIKANKRYYKLREDAYFKIPE; from the coding sequence TTGAAAAAGAACAGACGAATGATAATAGCGGTATTATTAATATGTATAACATATTCAGGTATTACTTTTGCATATAGTAACACTAATATTGAAGTGTTATTTAATTATATTAATATAAAAATTAATGGCGAAAAAGTGGATTTAGATAATTTTATATATGAAAATACAACATATGTACCATTACGTAAAGTATCTGAATTACTCAATAAAGATGTGATTTGGAATGACGTAACAAAAACAGCTAATATAGTAGAAAATAGTAATAGCAGTAAAGCTTATTACACAGAATATGATGGTTTTAGAAATGCATTAATAACACATATAAATAATAATGAATTAGATTTGGAATTTATAATCAAAAATATAACGCAAGAAGATATAACGATTACTTTAAAATACCCCTATTTTGATTTTGCTATCTATGATGAAAACGAGTCAGAAATTTATCGACACTCTAAGGCGTACCCGATTTATGCTACGGTGATTAAAGATGAAAAGATAAATAGTGGTGATAATTTTGTTGTTAAGGAGAAAATAGATTTGACTGATTTAAACCTAGTATCATGCAAAATATATAAAGTTGTATTTGATACGGATGTGGAGATAAAGGCCAACAAACGTTATTATAAATTAAGGGAAGATGCTTACTTTAAGATTCCAGAATAA
- a CDS encoding alpha/beta fold hydrolase, whose protein sequence is MGKTKIYRNIAKLKSIDMFYFDTKTQGPTVLCLHGLWGRAETWSDFIQHYGEQYRIIAPDQRGHGLSSKPESEYTTEEMAGDIIELLNFLKIDSVILVGHSMGGAIVAYLTAVYPKYVKAVAILDISAAGPVEPNKLLDKSERSDPMTKDWPLPFATLNEAMNFIKQATESNLEYQHFMNSLVETLEGYQMLFSSKAMASYLAHRQDWFHILPNIKCLVLLIKGAIAEEDFLKMKSLIPNCLAYKMSNTNHNVHLGHKREFYQYFDEYLKRI, encoded by the coding sequence ATGGGTAAAACAAAAATTTATAGAAATATTGCTAAGCTGAAGAGTATTGACATGTTTTATTTTGACACAAAGACCCAAGGACCAACAGTTCTTTGTCTTCATGGATTATGGGGAAGAGCAGAAACTTGGTCTGACTTTATCCAACACTATGGAGAACAGTATAGAATTATCGCACCAGATCAAAGGGGACACGGATTAAGTAGTAAACCTGAATCAGAATATACAACTGAAGAAATGGCTGGGGACATCATTGAACTATTGAATTTTTTGAAAATAGATTCAGTCATTTTGGTAGGTCATTCTATGGGTGGAGCAATAGTAGCATATTTAACAGCGGTATATCCTAAGTATGTAAAAGCAGTAGCTATACTTGATATTTCTGCGGCAGGACCTGTAGAGCCAAATAAACTATTAGATAAAAGTGAACGCAGTGACCCAATGACTAAAGATTGGCCCTTGCCATTTGCCACACTAAACGAAGCAATGAATTTTATTAAGCAAGCTACAGAATCAAATTTGGAGTATCAACATTTTATGAATAGTTTGGTAGAAACGCTAGAAGGATATCAGATGTTGTTCAGTTCTAAGGCTATGGCAAGTTACTTAGCACATAGACAAGATTGGTTTCATATCTTGCCAAACATAAAGTGTCTAGTGTTGTTAATTAAAGGAGCAATAGCAGAAGAGGATTTTCTTAAGATGAAATCTCTAATTCCGAATTGCCTTGCCTACAAAATGTCAAATACTAATCATAATGTTCATTTAGGACATAAAAGAGAATTTTATCAATACTTTGATGAATATTTAAAGAGAATATAA
- a CDS encoding sensor histidine kinase produces the protein MVIIIGILFMIILLLMGYIAFFQIQLRSMNQQMSKRFLEHTRQPISIELFNKQLNHLAHNINQFFKAEEALRLEVVGEEKRFKEMIANISHDLRTPLTAIKGYQQLMEKEELTANQLQKLHIAQKHARALEELIEQFYQYSSALTADIHIHWERINLTNLVTECLAEYVASFEKEGMSVIVEEDNAVYAYADRLLTIRVIQNLIRNCLTHGKGHIRVKVYTDQYAIISFNNTVSNGSSIDINRLFDRFYTGDKARGNGAGLGLSIVRQLTEKMDGYVYATLDNDELDICVALNVYHNV, from the coding sequence ATGGTCATTATAATAGGTATCTTGTTTATGATTATATTATTACTGATGGGCTATATCGCTTTCTTTCAAATTCAGTTACGCAGTATGAATCAGCAGATGTCAAAACGATTTCTTGAACATACGAGGCAGCCCATCAGTATTGAATTATTCAATAAACAACTCAACCATTTAGCTCACAATATCAATCAATTTTTTAAGGCGGAGGAAGCACTCCGCCTAGAAGTCGTGGGGGAAGAAAAACGCTTTAAAGAAATGATTGCTAATATCTCACATGATCTACGGACACCGCTGACGGCTATTAAAGGCTATCAGCAACTTATGGAAAAAGAAGAATTGACAGCCAATCAACTCCAAAAATTACATATTGCACAAAAACATGCAAGAGCTTTAGAAGAGCTGATTGAACAGTTTTATCAATATTCATCCGCCTTAACAGCAGATATTCACATCCATTGGGAACGTATTAATTTAACAAACCTGGTAACAGAATGTCTCGCAGAATATGTAGCTTCTTTTGAAAAAGAAGGCATGTCTGTGATCGTTGAAGAGGATAACGCCGTATATGCTTACGCCGACCGATTATTAACCATAAGAGTTATTCAGAACCTTATCAGAAACTGCCTAACCCATGGCAAAGGGCACATTCGGGTCAAAGTCTATACAGACCAATATGCCATTATATCTTTTAATAATACTGTTTCTAATGGGTCATCGATCGATATCAATCGATTGTTTGATCGTTTTTACACAGGAGATAAAGCAAGAGGTAACGGGGCAGGTCTTGGTTTATCCATCGTACGCCAATTAACTGAGAAGATGGATGGGTATGTGTATGCAACACTTGATAATGATGAACTTGATATATGTGTTGCTTTAAACGTGTACCATAACGTTTAG
- the fabZ gene encoding 3-hydroxyacyl-ACP dehydratase FabZ codes for MLDIMQIQEIIPHRYPFLFVDKITELEEGKRAVGYKNVTMNEYFFAGHFPDEPVMPGALIVEALAQVGAVIILSEEGNKGKTAYFGGINGTKFKRKVLPGDVLQLEIDIIKRKGPVGIGKAVASVDGEVAAVGELTFIVK; via the coding sequence ATGCTCGATATCATGCAAATTCAAGAAATCATACCACACCGTTATCCTTTTTTATTTGTGGATAAAATCACGGAATTGGAAGAAGGGAAACGTGCGGTTGGTTATAAGAATGTAACCATGAATGAATACTTCTTTGCAGGACATTTTCCTGATGAGCCAGTCATGCCTGGTGCTCTTATTGTTGAGGCATTGGCTCAAGTGGGAGCAGTCATTATACTAAGTGAAGAAGGCAACAAAGGTAAAACAGCTTATTTTGGCGGTATTAATGGCACCAAGTTTAAACGTAAGGTTTTACCAGGAGATGTATTACAATTAGAAATTGATATTATTAAACGCAAAGGACCCGTTGGCATTGGTAAGGCAGTTGCTTCTGTGGATGGTGAAGTTGCTGCTGTCGGAGAGCTAACATTTATTGTTAAGTAA
- a CDS encoding acetyl-CoA carboxylase biotin carboxylase subunit, protein MFHKILIANRGEIAVRIIRACREMGIETVAIYSEADKEALHTQLADEAICIGKATAKDSYLDIKRIISAAIITGANAIHPGFGFLSENSHFSSVCEECNITFIGPTGDMMDKMGNKSQARETMIAHHIPVVPGSEGAVSHVEEGLEVAASIGYPVIIKASAGGGGRGMRIARNSDELVHSFETASSEARNAFGDDTMYIEKYVENPRHIEFQILADNYGNTVHLGERDCSMQRRHQKVLEESPSAAIDDELRTAMGDAAVKAAKAIQYRNAGTVEFLLSASGEFYFIEMNTRIQVEHPVTEMVTGIDLIKEQIRIAYGEPLGYTQEDVKIQGHAIECRINAEDPSKGFRPSPGMIDFLHMPSGKDIRVDSAIYAGYSIPPYYDSMIAKLIVFDENREKAIAKLNSAVGEFIVKGIKTNLDFQYTLINHPKFVKGEYDTSFIEKSMVL, encoded by the coding sequence ATGTTCCATAAAATATTAATCGCTAATCGTGGCGAGATTGCTGTAAGAATTATAAGAGCTTGTCGCGAAATGGGTATAGAGACCGTTGCCATCTATTCGGAAGCGGATAAGGAAGCGCTACATACGCAGCTTGCTGACGAAGCCATATGTATTGGTAAGGCGACGGCAAAAGATAGTTATTTGGATATAAAAAGAATCATCAGTGCCGCTATTATTACAGGTGCTAATGCCATCCATCCTGGGTTTGGATTTTTATCGGAGAATAGTCACTTTTCTTCCGTATGTGAAGAATGCAACATTACCTTTATTGGACCTACTGGAGATATGATGGATAAGATGGGGAATAAATCTCAGGCAAGAGAGACCATGATTGCCCATCATATTCCTGTTGTACCTGGCTCAGAAGGTGCTGTTAGTCATGTGGAAGAAGGACTTGAGGTAGCAGCGTCTATTGGTTACCCTGTCATTATCAAAGCGTCTGCTGGTGGTGGTGGTAGAGGTATGCGTATTGCGAGAAACTCTGATGAATTGGTGCATTCTTTTGAAACGGCAAGTTCAGAAGCGCGTAATGCTTTTGGTGATGATACCATGTATATTGAGAAGTATGTGGAAAACCCTCGTCATATTGAGTTTCAGATATTGGCTGATAACTATGGTAATACGGTACATCTGGGAGAACGAGACTGTTCCATGCAGAGAAGGCATCAGAAGGTTCTAGAGGAATCCCCTTCTGCGGCTATTGATGATGAACTTCGTACAGCCATGGGTGATGCAGCAGTAAAAGCTGCTAAAGCCATTCAATATCGTAATGCAGGTACAGTGGAGTTTTTATTGAGTGCAAGTGGAGAATTTTATTTTATCGAGATGAACACCAGGATTCAGGTGGAACATCCCGTAACAGAAATGGTGACAGGTATTGATTTGATTAAGGAACAGATTCGTATTGCTTATGGCGAGCCGTTAGGTTATACCCAAGAAGATGTTAAGATTCAAGGGCATGCTATTGAATGCCGTATCAATGCAGAAGACCCGTCAAAAGGATTTCGACCTTCACCAGGTATGATTGATTTCTTGCATATGCCAAGTGGTAAGGATATTCGGGTAGATAGTGCTATTTATGCAGGGTATAGCATACCCCCTTATTATGATTCTATGATTGCTAAGTTGATTGTGTTTGATGAGAATCGAGAGAAGGCCATTGCTAAGTTAAACAGTGCTGTGGGTGAATTTATTGTGAAAGGTATTAAGACGAATCTTGATTTTCAGTATACATTGATTAATCATCCGAAGTTTGTGAAGGGTGAGTATGATACGTCTTTTATTGAGAAGAGTATGGTATTGTGA
- a CDS encoding PadR family transcriptional regulator, producing MPESHERMALTEAVFYILLTLKKPLHGYGIMQKVSEMSGDSVQLGSGTLYGAINTLLNKGWIKIHRQEGTSRKKKEYIITDEGLHIAHQELRRLQHLTTLGEDILGGKDND from the coding sequence ATGCCAGAGAGTCATGAGAGAATGGCTTTAACAGAAGCAGTATTCTATATATTACTTACATTAAAAAAACCTCTACATGGTTATGGCATTATGCAGAAGGTTAGTGAAATGAGTGGAGATAGTGTTCAATTAGGCAGCGGAACCCTCTATGGTGCGATTAATACACTGCTAAATAAAGGGTGGATTAAAATACATCGCCAAGAAGGTACCAGTCGCAAGAAAAAAGAATACATTATCACAGATGAAGGTTTACATATAGCACACCAAGAGTTACGACGCTTACAACATCTGACAACATTAGGTGAAGATATACTAGGAGGTAAGGACAATGACTAA